The genomic region AATAGGTATTCAATAATTACCTTGTATATGTTCCTCTAGGAGTTATTATGCAGTTCTTTTAGCTAAATGTAAGTTTTTTGCAAATTTTTTTGTACTAATACTGTCCATTAGTTTCAGCTAGGGGTCTCTATGTATGATGTTATAGTAAAGATACTCATTCCACCAGTGTTTATAGTTCTTCATGAAATGTTACATTACGCTGCTGCACGCCTTCTGGGCCTAAAGGCGTATTTTACCATTGGAACAGACGGATTATTGAGATCCCCCAGTGTTTTTGTAGATGATTATAATGTTGATTTGTTTAAAAGAAGTTTTATACTTTATTTTCCATATATACTTAATATTCTTATGTTGTTTAGCAATGATTGTTTTATAAAAATATTTGCTATATTAACTATGCCTAATGCGTTCTTAGAATATGAACAGAATAGAAAGCATGGACTTGTTGTTGCAGCGCTTGTGCTTGTAGTGCTGATCAGTATTGTTGAAAAACATGTTGCAAACATTTGTTCATAGCTTAGACAGCCAATGTTAAGTCAAGGAAGTCCATCGGTAGAGGCCTGCCTTTGGCCTTTAGCTCATCGTATTTCTGTGAAAGCCATTCTATGAATACAGGACACCCATCGAATTTGCCGTCTCGTTCGCAGCGCTCACCTAGCTTGAGGAAGCATTTCCCGGTTCGCTTGTCATAATATGGGCACATTTTGTGGTACTGTTTTGCGCTTCTAAGCATTCTCATTATCCAGCGCTTCTTTGGATCTTTTCTTTCCCTCTCCTCTGCTTGACTTAAAATACGTTCCAGTTCTTCGTTCGAGATATGCTTCGCGG from Pyrofollis japonicus harbors:
- a CDS encoding RNA-binding protein, translating into MTAKHISNEELERILSQAEERERKDPKKRWIMRMLRSAKQYHKMCPYYDKRTGKCFLKLGERCERDGKFDGCPVFIEWLSQKYDELKAKGRPLPMDFLDLTLAV